In Paracoccaceae bacterium Fryx2, a single genomic region encodes these proteins:
- a CDS encoding monovalent cation/H(+) antiporter subunit G produces MELIAEIFIVVLLVVAGTFGLIGSYGLLKLPEAMQRLHAPSKATTMGVGTALLASMLHLAVFAEALTWQEVLVVLFLFMTSPLTALYLAKVHLHTMADRGTLPATGTGRDWATFEHEDAPPKPQD; encoded by the coding sequence ATGGAACTGATTGCGGAAATCTTCATCGTGGTGCTGCTGGTGGTTGCCGGCACGTTCGGGCTGATCGGCAGCTACGGGTTGCTGAAACTGCCAGAGGCGATGCAGCGCCTGCACGCCCCCAGCAAGGCCACCACGATGGGCGTCGGGACCGCGCTGCTGGCCTCGATGCTGCATCTGGCGGTGTTTGCCGAAGCGCTGACCTGGCAGGAGGTGCTGGTGGTGCTGTTCCTGTTCATGACCTCGCCGCTGACCGCGCTTTATCTTGCCAAGGTGCATCTGCACACGATGGCAGACCGCGGCACCCTGCCCGCAACCGGCACGGGGCGCGACTGGGCGACATTCGAGCATGAAGACGCGCCGCCAAAGCCGCAGGATTGA
- the nhaD gene encoding sodium:proton antiporter NhaD yields the protein MLDLTTHWAGFLSVLIFIGAYVLVIFEETTHMRKSKPVMLAAGLIWLLIGIAYAQAGQAEQAHDLSAHIIEEYGELFLFLLVAITYVNTLEERRGFEVLRAKLVGLGLSYRNLFLLTGVLAFFLSGVLDNLTTALVMGTVVMALGSDSPRFVTVGCISIVVAANAGGAFTPFGDITTLMVWQKGKLEFFDFFAIFLPSMVNWLVPAAIMYFAVPLGKPAPQTERVRAKPGALGVAILFGLTIVTAVSFKNFLNLPPALGMMLGLGYLQIWSFFLKRQGTRRRDGDMVLDSFHQIQRVEWDTLLFFFGIIFAVGGLGVLGYLALASEYFYIGMGPTWANIIIGALSAIVDNIPLMFAVLTMDPEMSHGHWLLITLTCGVGGSLLSIGSAAGVALMGQAKGAYTFFGHLKWTWAIALGYFASIGVHLLVNARLF from the coding sequence ATGCTTGATCTGACGACTCATTGGGCGGGCTTTCTGTCCGTCCTGATCTTCATCGGGGCCTACGTTCTGGTGATCTTCGAAGAAACCACCCACATGCGGAAATCGAAGCCGGTGATGCTGGCGGCGGGGCTGATCTGGCTGCTGATCGGCATCGCCTATGCGCAGGCGGGGCAGGCCGAACAGGCGCACGACCTGTCGGCCCACATCATCGAGGAATATGGCGAACTGTTCCTGTTCCTGCTGGTGGCGATCACCTATGTGAACACGCTGGAGGAACGGCGCGGCTTCGAGGTGCTGCGCGCGAAACTGGTCGGGCTGGGGCTGAGCTACCGCAACCTGTTCCTGCTGACCGGGGTGCTGGCGTTCTTTCTGTCGGGGGTTCTCGACAATCTGACGACCGCGCTGGTGATGGGCACGGTGGTGATGGCGCTGGGGTCGGATTCGCCGCGCTTCGTGACGGTGGGCTGCATTTCCATCGTGGTCGCGGCCAATGCCGGCGGGGCCTTCACCCCGTTCGGCGACATCACGACGCTGATGGTCTGGCAGAAGGGCAAGCTGGAGTTCTTCGATTTCTTCGCGATCTTCCTGCCGTCGATGGTCAACTGGCTGGTGCCGGCCGCAATCATGTATTTCGCCGTGCCGCTGGGCAAGCCCGCGCCGCAGACGGAACGGGTCCGGGCCAAGCCGGGCGCACTGGGTGTGGCGATCCTGTTCGGGCTGACCATCGTCACCGCCGTCAGCTTCAAGAACTTCCTCAACCTGCCGCCCGCGCTGGGGATGATGCTGGGGCTGGGCTATCTGCAGATCTGGTCGTTCTTCCTGAAAAGGCAGGGCACCCGGCGTCGCGACGGCGACATGGTGCTGGATTCGTTTCACCAGATACAGCGGGTGGAGTGGGACACGCTGCTGTTCTTCTTCGGCATCATCTTTGCGGTGGGCGGTCTGGGCGTGCTGGGATATCTGGCGCTGGCGTCGGAGTATTTCTACATCGGCATGGGGCCGACCTGGGCCAACATCATCATCGGCGCTCTGTCGGCCATCGTCGACAACATCCCGCTGATGTTCGCCGTGCTGACGATGGACCCCGAGATGAGCCACGGCCACTGGCTGCTGATCACCCTGACCTGCGGGGTGGGCGGGTCGCTGTTGTCGATCGGTTCTGCCGCCGGGGTGGCGCTGATGGGGCAGGCCAAGGGCGCCTATACCTTCTTTGGCCACCTGAAATGGACCTGGGCGATCGCGCTGGGCTATTTCGCCAGCATCGGCGTGCATCTGCTGGTCAACGCGCGGCTGTTCTGA
- the deoC gene encoding deoxyribose-phosphate aldolase, with protein sequence MQTDLSPHAAPVRQHLPQVAPPRNPGMALDLDWVAGVQANTSAIERRAATLPGRRTVKKAFQAAWLCKAISVIDLTTLAGDDTEGRVQRLCAKARQPVRADLLAALGMEGLTTGAVCVYHEMVPAAVRALEGSGIPVAAVSTGFPAGLTPWRLRLAEIGESVAAGAAEIDIVISRRHVLTGNWQALYDETVAMRAACGEAHMKAILATGELGTLRNVARASLVCMMAGADFIKTSTGKEAVNATLPVSLTMIRAIRDYQERTGVRIGYKPAGGISKAKDALVYLSLMKDELGLPWVQPDLFRFGASSLLGDIERQLEHHLSGQYSAANRHPMG encoded by the coding sequence TTGCAGACCGATCTTTCCCCGCACGCCGCACCCGTGCGCCAGCATCTGCCGCAGGTCGCCCCGCCGCGCAATCCGGGCATGGCGCTGGACCTGGACTGGGTGGCCGGGGTGCAGGCCAACACCTCGGCCATCGAGCGGCGGGCGGCGACGCTGCCGGGGCGGCGCACGGTGAAGAAGGCGTTTCAGGCGGCGTGGCTGTGCAAGGCGATCAGCGTGATCGACTTGACGACGCTGGCGGGCGACGACACCGAAGGCCGGGTGCAGCGGCTTTGCGCCAAGGCGCGCCAGCCGGTGCGGGCCGACCTCTTGGCCGCGCTGGGGATGGAGGGGCTGACGACCGGCGCCGTCTGCGTCTATCACGAGATGGTGCCTGCGGCGGTGCGGGCGCTGGAAGGCTCGGGCATTCCGGTGGCCGCGGTTTCGACCGGCTTTCCGGCGGGGCTGACGCCGTGGCGGCTGCGGCTGGCAGAGATCGGCGAAAGCGTGGCGGCGGGGGCTGCGGAAATCGACATCGTGATCTCGCGCCGCCATGTGCTGACCGGCAACTGGCAGGCGCTTTATGACGAGACGGTGGCGATGCGCGCGGCCTGCGGCGAGGCCCACATGAAAGCGATCCTCGCGACCGGCGAACTTGGCACCCTGCGCAATGTCGCGCGGGCCTCGCTGGTGTGCATGATGGCGGGGGCCGATTTCATCAAGACCTCCACCGGGAAAGAGGCCGTCAACGCCACCCTGCCCGTCAGCCTGACGATGATCCGCGCCATCCGCGACTACCAGGAACGGACCGGGGTCCGCATCGGCTACAAGCCGGCGGGCGGGATTTCCAAGGCCAAGGACGCGCTGGTGTATCTGTCGCTGATGAAGGACGAACTGGGCCTGCCCTGGGTGCAGCCGGACCTTTTCCGCTTTGGCGCCTCGTCGCTGCTGGGCGACATCGAGCGGCAACTGGAACATCACCTGAGCGGACAGTATTCTGCCGCCAACCGCCATCCGATGGGCTGA
- a CDS encoding K+/H+ antiporter subunit F, with protein MITYALTYAIGCFGLALLISLFRLLRAPGFPDRILALDTLVVNMIALIVLYGILQASGINFEAAMLFAITGFVSTIAFCKYLLRGDIIE; from the coding sequence ATGATCACCTATGCCCTGACCTATGCCATCGGCTGCTTCGGCCTGGCGCTGCTGATCAGCCTTTTCCGGTTGCTGCGCGCGCCGGGCTTTCCCGACCGGATTCTGGCGCTGGATACCCTGGTGGTGAACATGATCGCGCTGATCGTGCTTTACGGCATCCTGCAGGCCAGCGGCATCAACTTCGAGGCGGCGATGCTGTTCGCCATCACCGGGTTCGTGTCGACCATCGCCTTCTGCAAATACCTGCTGCGCGGCGACATCATCGAATGA
- a CDS encoding aldehyde dehydrogenase family protein, which yields MTIRDIFDAMSYGPAPESAAEAMDWIGRHKGTFGHWIDGGFTRPGSTFPTHNPATGGVLAEVSLGDAAAVDAAVSAARKAQPKWAALSGHARARVLYALARLVQKHARLLAVLETLDNGKPIRESRDIDLALVARHFYYHAGLAQLLGDEQPGMVPLGVCGAVIPWNFPLLMLAWKVAPALAAGNTVVLKPAEYTPLTALLFAELSREAGLPKGVLNIVTGDGDTGAALVAHPGVAKIAFTGSTGVGRKIRAATAGTGKALTLELGGKSPYIVFDDADLDSAVEGLVDAIWFNQGQVCCAGSRLLVQEGVAARFHMKLKARMDGLRIGDPLDKCIDIGAIIHPVQLAAITALVDANSEGETHRAAVSVPEGCYYPPTLITGLSAASHLMQEEIFGPVLVSMTFRTPAEAVELANNTRYGLAASVWTENVNLALDVAPKLKAGVVWVNATNLFDAGAGFGGLRESGFGREGGWEGLLAYLRPAGAVKALKPLAAVPEPRVPEAGGADSGGLDRTAKLYIGGKQARPDGGYSRAVWSPAGRLLGHVGLGNRKDIRNAVEAAHAAKGWARMTAHGRAQILYYIAENLSARADEFAGRLRDMTGRPGVAEVEASIDRLFTWAAWADKFEGAVKPVPLRAVALAMNEPCGVIGILAPDEAPLLGLVSLMAPAIAMGNTCVLVPSEPFPLAATDFAQVLETSDLPGGVVNIVTGSAAELALPLAGHMDVDAVWCFSSTDLSGDVERAAAGNLKRTWVNHGRARDWYGPAGQGREFLRAATAVKTVWVPYGE from the coding sequence ATGACAATCCGCGACATTTTCGATGCCATGAGCTACGGCCCCGCCCCTGAAAGCGCCGCCGAGGCGATGGACTGGATCGGCCGTCACAAGGGCACCTTCGGCCACTGGATCGACGGCGGCTTCACCCGGCCGGGCTCGACCTTTCCCACACACAACCCCGCGACCGGCGGCGTGCTGGCCGAGGTGAGCCTGGGCGACGCGGCGGCGGTGGATGCCGCCGTTTCTGCCGCCCGAAAGGCGCAGCCGAAATGGGCGGCGCTTTCGGGGCACGCGCGGGCGCGGGTTCTGTATGCGCTGGCGCGGCTGGTGCAGAAGCACGCGCGGCTGCTGGCGGTGCTGGAAACGCTGGACAACGGCAAGCCGATCCGCGAATCGCGCGACATTGACCTCGCCCTGGTGGCGCGGCATTTCTACTACCATGCGGGGCTTGCGCAGCTTTTGGGCGACGAGCAGCCCGGGATGGTGCCGCTGGGGGTCTGCGGCGCGGTGATTCCGTGGAACTTCCCGCTCTTGATGCTGGCGTGGAAGGTGGCGCCTGCGCTGGCGGCGGGCAACACGGTGGTGCTGAAGCCCGCCGAATACACGCCGCTGACAGCGCTGCTGTTTGCCGAGCTGTCGCGCGAGGCGGGGCTGCCCAAGGGTGTCTTGAACATCGTGACCGGCGATGGCGACACCGGGGCGGCGCTGGTGGCGCATCCGGGTGTGGCCAAGATCGCCTTCACCGGCTCGACCGGGGTCGGGCGCAAGATCCGCGCGGCCACTGCCGGAACCGGCAAGGCCCTGACGCTGGAGCTTGGCGGCAAGTCGCCCTACATCGTGTTCGACGATGCCGACCTTGATTCTGCCGTCGAGGGGCTGGTGGATGCGATCTGGTTCAACCAGGGGCAGGTCTGCTGCGCCGGGTCGCGCCTGTTGGTTCAGGAAGGCGTGGCGGCGCGGTTCCACATGAAGCTCAAGGCGCGCATGGACGGGCTGCGGATTGGCGACCCGCTCGACAAGTGCATCGACATCGGCGCGATCATCCATCCGGTGCAGCTTGCGGCGATCACCGCGCTGGTCGATGCCAACAGCGAGGGCGAGACGCACCGCGCGGCGGTTTCGGTGCCCGAGGGCTGTTACTACCCGCCGACACTGATCACCGGCCTGTCCGCCGCCTCGCACCTGATGCAGGAGGAGATTTTTGGCCCGGTTCTGGTGTCGATGACCTTCCGCACCCCGGCCGAGGCGGTCGAACTGGCCAACAACACCCGCTACGGGCTGGCGGCCTCGGTCTGGACCGAGAACGTCAATCTGGCGCTGGACGTGGCGCCGAAGCTGAAGGCGGGGGTGGTCTGGGTCAACGCGACCAACCTCTTTGACGCCGGCGCCGGGTTCGGCGGGCTGCGCGAATCGGGCTTCGGGCGCGAGGGCGGCTGGGAAGGTCTGCTGGCCTATCTGCGGCCCGCCGGGGCTGTGAAGGCGCTGAAGCCGCTGGCGGCAGTGCCGGAACCGCGCGTGCCAGAGGCGGGGGGGGCCGATTCGGGTGGGCTGGACCGCACCGCCAAGCTTTACATCGGCGGCAAGCAGGCCCGCCCGGACGGCGGCTATTCCCGCGCGGTGTGGTCGCCTGCGGGGCGGCTGCTGGGGCATGTCGGGCTTGGCAACCGCAAGGACATCCGCAACGCGGTCGAGGCGGCCCATGCGGCGAAAGGCTGGGCGCGGATGACGGCGCATGGCCGGGCGCAGATCCTGTATTACATCGCGGAAAACCTGTCGGCCCGTGCCGACGAATTTGCCGGGCGGCTGCGCGACATGACCGGCCGGCCCGGTGTGGCCGAGGTCGAGGCCAGCATCGACCGGCTGTTCACCTGGGCCGCCTGGGCCGACAAGTTCGAGGGCGCGGTGAAACCGGTGCCGCTGCGCGCCGTGGCGCTGGCGATGAACGAGCCCTGCGGGGTGATCGGCATCCTTGCCCCCGACGAGGCGCCGCTGCTGGGCCTCGTGTCGCTGATGGCCCCGGCAATCGCCATGGGCAACACCTGCGTGCTGGTGCCGTCGGAGCCCTTCCCGCTGGCCGCGACCGACTTTGCCCAGGTGCTGGAGACCAGCGACCTGCCGGGCGGCGTGGTGAACATCGTCACCGGCAGCGCGGCCGAGCTTGCCCTGCCGCTGGCGGGGCACATGGATGTGGATGCGGTCTGGTGCTTTTCCTCGACCGACCTGTCGGGGGATGTGGAACGCGCCGCCGCGGGCAACCTGAAGCGGACCTGGGTCAACCACGGCCGCGCCCGCGATTGGTACGGGCCGGCCGGTCAGGGGCGGGAGTTCCTGCGGGCGGCGACGGCGGTCAAGACGGTGTGGGTGCCTTACGGCGAGTGA
- a CDS encoding Na+/H+ antiporter subunit C — protein MELLVASAIGLMTAAGIYLILRLRTFSVILGLAMLSYAVNVFIFASGRVTVGKPPILSAAASGYTDPLTQALVLTAIVISFGMTAVIVMMALGSYLNTGSDRIDMDDEGETR, from the coding sequence ATGGAACTGCTTGTGGCAAGCGCCATCGGGCTCATGACGGCGGCGGGGATCTACCTGATCCTGCGGCTGCGCACCTTTTCGGTGATCCTGGGGCTGGCGATGCTGTCCTATGCGGTCAACGTGTTCATCTTCGCCTCGGGGCGGGTGACCGTGGGCAAGCCGCCGATCCTTTCGGCGGCCGCATCGGGCTATACCGACCCGCTGACGCAGGCGCTGGTGCTGACCGCCATCGTGATTTCCTTCGGGATGACGGCGGTGATCGTGATGATGGCGCTGGGGTCGTATCTGAATACCGGGTCTGACCGGATCGACATGGACGACGAGGGGGAGACCCGTTGA
- a CDS encoding Na+/H+ antiporter subunit E, whose protein sequence is MIRKLFPHPFLTLALIVTWMLLVNGTKLGSLIFALLLGIAIPALTAAYWPDRARMRNVPAIFGYIAVVLWDIVKSNIVVARVVLFVPRAALQSAWISVPLDLRSPEAIAVLAGTITLTPGTVTADTSACGRALLVHCLHAPDPDAVRDEIKSRYEARLKRIFE, encoded by the coding sequence ATGATCCGCAAGCTGTTTCCGCACCCGTTCCTGACGCTGGCGCTGATCGTCACCTGGATGCTGCTGGTCAACGGCACCAAGCTGGGCAGCCTGATCTTCGCGCTGCTGCTGGGCATCGCGATTCCGGCGCTGACCGCCGCCTACTGGCCCGACCGGGCCCGGATGCGCAACGTGCCCGCGATCTTCGGCTATATCGCGGTGGTGCTGTGGGACATCGTGAAATCCAACATCGTCGTGGCGCGGGTGGTGCTGTTCGTGCCGCGCGCGGCCCTGCAATCGGCCTGGATCAGCGTGCCGCTGGACCTGCGCAGCCCCGAGGCGATTGCCGTGCTGGCGGGCACCATCACCCTGACGCCGGGCACCGTGACCGCCGACACGTCGGCCTGCGGGCGGGCGCTGCTGGTGCATTGCCTGCACGCCCCCGACCCCGACGCGGTGCGCGACGAGATCAAGTCCCGTTACGAGGCCCGGCTGAAAAGGATCTTCGAATGA
- a CDS encoding monovalent cation/H+ antiporter subunit A: MSLALIAALPFLGALLPGLMIRAGRDACAVVTGSVTALALLMVGLHAPAVLRGEVIHSRIDWLPGLGLNASFMLDGLGLLFAGLILGIGLLIILYARFYLAKADPMGQFYTYLLLFQGAMLGIVLSDNILLLLVFWELTSLSSFLLIGYWKHLPEGRQGARMALAVTGAGGLAMIGGMLILGNIAGSYDLSVILTQKDAIQASEWYLPALILILLGCFTKSAQFPFHFWLPHAMAAPTPVSAYLHSATMVKAGIFLMARMWPVLAGTPEWFYIVATTGLVTMVIAAKIALFKDDLKALLAFSTVSHLGLITMLLGFGTKAAAVAAVFHIINHATFKAALFMTAGIVDHEAHTRDIRRLGGLRVLMPVTFTLATLAALSMAGLPPLNGFLSKEMMLEEATHTVWAGVPWLLPALATIGALFSVAYSFRLISHTFLGPVRNDYPHRPHDPGFGMWAAPAVLVALVVLIGVAPVAMAGWLVDASAGAVTGEVVDSYIKHWHGPVPALFLSLVAIGGGLVLLGLHPALNRLWLATPRPEAKRIFDGLMEPFARMSRRLTDALHDGALTRYMAIAAVAITAAGVYGFFSGAHLPGTRAATPITAVPAIAWFLLMMASGGLVLVHHNRLLALLLVGVIGLVISVGFAYLSAPDLALTQISVEVVTIILLLLALNYLPKTTPRETSVLRKSRDGVIAAAGGLAAGALIYALMLRDFAFPTVSGYHLENAKTLGGGNNVVNVILVDFRGYDTFGEITVLGIAALVIYALTEVLLKPGPANDRLMAWNPDRNEAGDRHPLMLVVATRVILPLAIMVGVFIFLRGHNLPGGGFIAGLVVAIAMVMQYMASGFGWAKARQRIEYHALIGAGVMIAGATGVGSWFAGRPFLTSSYGYVYPPLVEKIELATAALFDLGVFLTVLGAVMLALASLSRIGVRAGETINAKPHDVDPRSPPEAT; the protein is encoded by the coding sequence TCCTCGGGATCGGGCTGCTGATCATCCTCTACGCCCGGTTCTATCTGGCCAAGGCCGACCCTATGGGGCAGTTCTACACTTACCTGCTGCTGTTCCAGGGGGCGATGCTGGGCATCGTGCTGTCGGACAACATCCTGCTGCTGCTGGTGTTCTGGGAGCTGACGAGCCTGAGCTCCTTCCTGCTGATCGGCTACTGGAAGCACCTGCCCGAGGGGCGGCAGGGCGCGCGGATGGCGCTGGCGGTCACCGGGGCGGGCGGCCTTGCGATGATCGGGGGGATGCTGATCCTTGGCAACATCGCGGGCAGCTACGACCTGTCGGTGATCCTGACGCAGAAGGACGCGATCCAGGCGTCGGAGTGGTATCTGCCCGCGCTGATCCTGATCCTGCTGGGGTGTTTCACCAAATCGGCGCAGTTCCCGTTCCATTTCTGGCTGCCGCACGCGATGGCCGCCCCCACGCCGGTTTCAGCCTATCTGCATTCGGCGACCATGGTGAAGGCCGGGATCTTCCTGATGGCGCGGATGTGGCCTGTTCTGGCGGGCACGCCCGAGTGGTTCTACATCGTGGCGACGACCGGGCTGGTGACGATGGTGATCGCCGCCAAGATCGCGCTGTTCAAGGATGACCTGAAGGCGCTGCTGGCATTCTCGACCGTCAGCCACCTGGGGCTTATCACCATGCTGCTGGGCTTCGGCACCAAGGCCGCGGCGGTGGCGGCGGTGTTTCACATCATCAACCACGCCACCTTCAAGGCGGCACTGTTCATGACCGCCGGGATCGTCGATCACGAGGCGCATACCCGCGACATCAGGCGGTTGGGCGGGTTGCGGGTGCTGATGCCGGTGACCTTCACCCTGGCCACGCTGGCGGCGCTTTCGATGGCGGGGCTGCCGCCGCTGAACGGTTTCCTGTCGAAAGAGATGATGCTGGAGGAGGCGACGCACACCGTCTGGGCGGGGGTGCCGTGGCTGCTGCCCGCGCTTGCCACCATCGGCGCGCTGTTCTCGGTGGCCTACAGTTTCCGGCTGATCTCGCATACCTTCCTGGGGCCGGTGCGCAACGACTATCCGCACCGCCCGCATGACCCGGGTTTCGGGATGTGGGCGGCGCCCGCGGTGCTGGTGGCGCTGGTGGTGCTGATCGGGGTGGCGCCGGTCGCCATGGCGGGCTGGCTGGTCGATGCCTCGGCCGGGGCGGTGACGGGCGAGGTGGTCGACAGCTACATCAAGCACTGGCACGGGCCGGTGCCGGCACTGTTCCTGTCGCTGGTGGCGATCGGGGGCGGGCTGGTGCTTCTTGGGCTGCACCCGGCCCTGAACCGGCTGTGGCTGGCCACGCCGCGCCCCGAGGCCAAGCGGATCTTCGACGGGCTGATGGAGCCGTTCGCCCGCATGTCGCGCCGCCTGACCGATGCGCTGCACGACGGGGCACTGACGCGATACATGGCGATTGCCGCGGTGGCGATCACGGCGGCGGGGGTCTACGGCTTTTTCAGCGGCGCGCACCTGCCGGGCACGCGCGCGGCCACGCCGATCACGGCGGTGCCCGCGATTGCCTGGTTCTTGCTGATGATGGCCTCGGGCGGGCTGGTGCTGGTGCATCACAACCGGCTGCTGGCACTGCTGCTGGTGGGGGTGATCGGGCTGGTGATCTCGGTCGGCTTTGCCTACCTTTCGGCGCCCGACCTGGCGCTGACCCAGATCTCGGTCGAGGTGGTGACGATCATCCTGCTGCTGCTGGCGCTGAACTACCTGCCCAAGACCACCCCGCGCGAAACCAGCGTGTTGCGCAAGAGCCGCGACGGGGTGATCGCGGCGGCGGGCGGGCTGGCGGCGGGGGCGCTGATCTATGCGCTGATGCTGCGCGATTTCGCCTTTCCGACCGTGTCGGGCTACCATCTGGAAAACGCCAAGACACTGGGCGGCGGCAACAACGTCGTCAACGTGATCCTCGTCGATTTCCGCGGCTATGACACTTTCGGCGAAATTACCGTGCTGGGCATCGCGGCGCTGGTGATCTATGCGCTGACCGAGGTGCTGCTGAAGCCCGGCCCGGCCAATGACCGGCTGATGGCCTGGAACCCCGACAGGAACGAGGCGGGCGACCGCCATCCGCTGATGCTGGTGGTGGCGACTCGGGTGATCCTGCCGCTGGCGATCATGGTGGGGGTGTTCATCTTCCTGCGCGGGCACAACCTGCCGGGCGGCGGCTTCATCGCCGGGCTGGTGGTGGCGATCGCGATGGTGATGCAATACATGGCGTCGGGCTTTGGCTGGGCGAAGGCACGGCAGCGGATCGAGTATCACGCGCTGATCGGCGCAGGCGTGATGATCGCCGGGGCGACCGGCGTGGGGTCGTGGTTCGCCGGGCGGCCGTTCCTGACGTCGAGCTACGGCTATGTCTACCCGCCGCTGGTCGAGAAGATCGAACTTGCCACCGCCGCGCTGTTCGATCTGGGCGTGTTCCTGACGGTGCTGGGCGCGGTGATGCTGGCGCTGGCTTCGCTGAGCCGGATCGGGGTGCGGGCGGGCGAAACCATCAACGCGAAGCCGCATGACGTGGACCCGCGCAGCCCCCCGGAGGCGACATAG
- a CDS encoding monovalent cation/H+ antiporter subunit D yields MNHWIIAPVVLPALLAPFMMLTMRRDLMLQRVFGLAGTLALLGIAAGLLVSATGTPADVYFLGNWPAPFGIVLVLDRLSALMLGLTAVLALAVQLYAISTDWDTRGRHFHVLLLFQLMGLNGAFLTGDAFNLFVFFEVLLIASYGLMIHGGGRDRLRAGVQYIAFNLVGSTLFLFALATVYSVTGTLNFADLAVKVANLPEGDAALIRVAGVLLLLVFAIKGALVPLHFWLPNTYAFAPGPVAALFAVMTKVGAYATIRIYTLVFPTGTPATGTLFAEILQPAALITLGVGVLGVLGAQTLGRLVAFAAIASMGTLFIAIAAFTPQALAAGLYYLIHSTLAGGALFLICDMVSDRRADDRLTRALPPIPQHGLIGALFLAGAIAAAGMPPLSGFLGKLLILDATRGPGMALVWSVILATSLISIVGFARAGSTLFWKAHESAPQARPVHKAEPLSFAAVFGLLAALLALTVFAGPVTGWLEVTAAGLFDPAAYIDANTLPTGGTP; encoded by the coding sequence TTGAACCACTGGATCATCGCCCCCGTGGTGCTGCCCGCGCTGCTGGCCCCCTTCATGATGCTGACGATGCGGCGCGACCTGATGTTGCAGCGGGTGTTCGGGCTGGCGGGCACGCTGGCGCTGCTGGGCATCGCGGCGGGGCTGCTGGTCTCTGCCACCGGCACCCCGGCCGATGTGTATTTCCTTGGCAACTGGCCCGCGCCCTTTGGCATCGTGCTGGTGCTGGACCGGCTGTCGGCGCTGATGCTGGGGCTGACGGCGGTGCTGGCGCTGGCGGTGCAGCTTTACGCGATCTCGACCGACTGGGATACGCGGGGGCGGCATTTCCACGTGCTGCTGCTGTTTCAGCTGATGGGGCTGAACGGCGCCTTCCTGACCGGCGACGCATTCAACCTGTTCGTGTTCTTCGAGGTGCTGCTGATCGCCTCTTACGGGTTGATGATCCATGGCGGCGGGCGCGACCGGCTGCGGGCGGGGGTGCAGTACATCGCCTTCAACCTTGTCGGCTCGACCCTGTTCCTGTTCGCGCTGGCGACGGTGTACTCGGTGACCGGCACGCTGAACTTCGCCGATCTGGCGGTGAAGGTGGCAAATCTGCCCGAAGGCGACGCGGCGCTGATCCGGGTGGCGGGGGTGCTGCTGCTGCTGGTGTTCGCGATCAAGGGCGCGCTGGTGCCGCTGCATTTCTGGCTGCCCAACACCTATGCGTTTGCCCCCGGCCCGGTGGCGGCGCTGTTTGCGGTGATGACCAAGGTGGGCGCCTATGCCACGATAAGGATCTACACGCTGGTGTTTCCGACCGGCACGCCCGCCACCGGCACGCTGTTTGCCGAGATCCTGCAACCGGCGGCGCTGATCACGCTGGGTGTCGGCGTTCTGGGGGTGCTGGGCGCGCAGACGCTTGGGCGGCTGGTGGCCTTTGCCGCCATCGCCTCGATGGGGACGCTGTTCATCGCGATTGCGGCCTTCACGCCGCAGGCGCTGGCGGCGGGGCTATACTACCTGATCCATTCGACGCTGGCGGGGGGCGCGCTGTTCCTGATCTGCGATATGGTCAGCGACCGGCGCGCCGATGACCGGCTGACCCGCGCCCTGCCGCCGATACCGCAGCACGGGCTGATCGGGGCGCTGTTCCTTGCCGGGGCGATTGCGGCGGCGGGGATGCCGCCGCTGTCGGGGTTCCTCGGCAAGCTTCTGATCCTCGATGCGACGCGCGGGCCGGGGATGGCGCTGGTCTGGTCGGTGATCCTGGCCACCTCGCTGATCTCGATCGTGGGGTTTGCGCGGGCGGGCAGCACGCTGTTCTGGAAGGCGCATGAATCGGCACCGCAGGCCCGGCCCGTCCACAAGGCGGAACCGCTGTCTTTCGCGGCGGTGTTCGGGCTGCTGGCGGCGCTGCTGGCGCTGACCGTGTTCGCCGGGCCGGTGACCGGCTGGCTGGAGGTGACGGCGGCGGGTCTTTTCGACCCGGCGGCCTACATTGACGCCAACACCCTGCCGACGGGGGGCACGCCATGA